Proteins found in one Polyangiaceae bacterium genomic segment:
- a CDS encoding nitrilase, with product MTALSRLKLAVVQLAPGLLELERNVERHLDLIADARARGADVVVFPELSLTGYGAGAQADAIAMSLEGRELDPNIEKLAVAAGGMTVLVGFVEEGYGAQFFNSVAALRSGSLVHVHRKLNLANYGAMEEAKYFAQGRYLSTFELPGPFTAATLVCSDMWNPALVYLAALHGATLLIAPTNSSLDLDSGDFEKPHRWDLALEFYASLYGMPIAFANRVGTEARHQFWGGSRILDARGRTVAKAGPDEETTLLADIDYQDVRAARFQLPTVRDSNLALIHREIDRLARKVGVPRVVRDE from the coding sequence ATGACCGCACTGAGCCGCCTCAAACTCGCCGTCGTCCAGCTCGCTCCCGGGCTCTTGGAGCTCGAGCGAAACGTGGAACGACACCTGGATCTGATCGCCGACGCCCGCGCTCGCGGAGCAGACGTGGTGGTGTTCCCGGAGCTGTCCCTCACGGGCTACGGCGCGGGCGCGCAGGCGGACGCAATCGCGATGTCCTTGGAGGGCCGCGAGCTGGATCCCAACATCGAGAAGCTCGCGGTCGCCGCCGGCGGCATGACCGTGCTCGTGGGCTTCGTGGAAGAAGGCTACGGCGCGCAGTTCTTCAACTCCGTTGCAGCGTTGAGGAGCGGCTCCCTGGTGCACGTGCACCGCAAGCTCAATCTCGCCAACTACGGCGCCATGGAAGAGGCCAAGTACTTCGCCCAAGGGCGCTACTTGAGCACCTTCGAGCTTCCAGGGCCGTTCACCGCCGCCACGCTCGTCTGCTCCGACATGTGGAACCCGGCCCTCGTGTACCTCGCCGCCCTGCACGGGGCGACACTACTCATCGCGCCGACGAACTCGTCCCTGGACCTCGACAGCGGTGACTTCGAGAAACCGCACCGCTGGGACCTCGCGCTCGAGTTCTACGCGTCGCTCTACGGCATGCCGATCGCGTTCGCCAATCGCGTGGGCACCGAAGCGCGGCACCAGTTCTGGGGTGGCTCGAGGATCTTGGACGCACGTGGCCGAACCGTGGCCAAAGCCGGCCCAGATGAAGAGACGACGCTGTTGGCCGACATCGACTATCAAGACGTGCGCGCTGCGCGCTTTCAGCTGCCCACGGTGCGGGACTCGAACCTCGCGCTCATCCACCGCGAGATCGATCGCTTGGCTCGCAAGGTCGGAGTGCCACGAGTGGTGCGCGACGAGTGA